A single window of Vicinamibacteria bacterium DNA harbors:
- a CDS encoding cytidine deaminase yields the protein MVDELVAAARKARRRAIAPYSDFKVGAALSTRDGTIHTGCNIENATLGLTVCAERVALWKGLSEGAKRFTAVVVVTGASRPTPPCGACRQLLWEYCGNIPVHLVTTRGRRKSLHLGELLPYAFDKNDL from the coding sequence ATGGTGGACGAGCTGGTAGCGGCAGCACGAAAAGCCCGGCGTCGCGCCATCGCGCCTTACTCGGACTTCAAGGTCGGAGCCGCCCTCTCTACGAGGGACGGTACGATTCACACCGGGTGCAACATCGAGAACGCAACGCTCGGTCTGACGGTCTGCGCCGAACGAGTCGCTCTGTGGAAAGGCCTATCCGAGGGCGCGAAGCGGTTCACCGCCGTCGTCGTGGTCACCGGCGCCTCGCGACCGACGCCACCCTGCGGAGCCTGTCGGCAACTGCTCTGGGAGTACTGCGGCAACATCCCGGTTCATCTCGTGACGACCCGCGGGCGCCGCAAGAGCTTGCACCTGGGCGAGCTCCTGCCCTACGCTTTCGACAAGAACGATCTGTGA
- a CDS encoding purine-nucleoside phosphorylase, with the protein MKMLEEIREAVTYVGSRTKLRPRVAVVLGSGLGAFASDLSDATSLSYADIPHFPSSTVEGHQGSLFVGNFKGVPLYVMSGRVHAYEGHAPDAVVLPVRVLGLLGVKSLVLTNAAGAINTAFRPGELMLVTDHINATGLNPLVGPERTELGPRFVDMSEAYHPALIAACQQAARRIGLNIRKGVYIGLLGPSFETPAEIRMMRTLGADAVGMSTVLETIAAIQMGMKVLAISSLTNMAAGVQPHKLDHREVLEMGKRIRSVLLELLAELIPAIQKAG; encoded by the coding sequence ATGAAGATGCTGGAAGAGATTCGAGAAGCCGTGACTTACGTTGGCTCTCGCACGAAGCTCCGACCCCGGGTGGCCGTGGTCCTGGGGTCGGGCCTCGGCGCGTTCGCCAGCGATCTCTCCGACGCAACGAGCCTATCCTATGCCGACATCCCCCACTTCCCTTCCTCTACCGTCGAGGGCCATCAGGGGAGCCTCTTCGTGGGAAACTTCAAAGGGGTACCACTGTACGTCATGTCGGGCCGCGTCCACGCGTACGAGGGCCATGCTCCCGACGCGGTCGTCCTTCCCGTTCGAGTCCTCGGACTCCTTGGTGTCAAGAGCCTCGTGCTGACGAACGCCGCCGGCGCGATCAACACCGCTTTCAGGCCGGGGGAGCTGATGCTGGTAACCGACCACATCAACGCGACCGGTCTCAATCCTCTCGTCGGCCCCGAACGAACCGAGCTCGGACCCCGCTTCGTGGACATGTCGGAGGCCTACCACCCGGCGCTCATCGCCGCTTGCCAGCAGGCCGCCCGTCGCATCGGCCTGAACATCCGAAAAGGCGTGTACATCGGCCTCCTCGGCCCGAGCTTCGAGACCCCCGCCGAGATACGGATGATGAGAACCCTGGGCGCGGACGCGGTCGGAATGTCCACGGTGCTCGAGACCATCGCCGCGATCCAGATGGGCATGAAAGTCCTCGCCATCTCCTCCCTCACGAACATGGCCGCGGGCGTCCAGCCGCACAAGCTCGACCATCGGGAGGTGCTGGAGATGGGCAAACGGATTCGATCGGTGCTGCTCGAGCTTCTCGCCGAGCTGATTCCGGCGATCCAGAAAGCAGGTTAG
- the hpt gene encoding hypoxanthine phosphoribosyltransferase — MSLDVLITAEQISARIRELGRQISSDYEGKTVHLVCVLKGAYMFAADLARAIDIPVTLDFMAVSSYGKSTSTSGEVQLTKDLDLAIEGKHVIVVEDIADTGLTLNYLLTMLRTRRPASVKVAAFLSKPSRRTIDVAVDYVGFEVPDRFVVGYGLDQDQRYRNLPYVAAVDL; from the coding sequence TTGTCCCTCGACGTCCTGATCACTGCCGAGCAGATTTCTGCGCGCATTCGGGAGCTGGGCAGGCAGATCTCGAGCGACTACGAGGGGAAGACGGTCCATCTCGTTTGCGTGCTGAAAGGCGCATACATGTTCGCCGCCGATCTCGCTCGCGCCATCGACATCCCGGTGACTCTGGACTTCATGGCCGTGTCGTCCTACGGCAAGAGCACCAGCACGAGCGGTGAGGTACAGCTCACGAAGGACCTCGACCTCGCCATCGAAGGCAAGCACGTCATCGTCGTGGAAGATATCGCCGACACCGGTCTTACCCTCAATTATTTGTTGACGATGCTCCGCACCCGCCGACCCGCATCCGTCAAGGTCGCGGCGTTTCTGTCGAAGCCGTCGCGCCGAACGATCGACGTCGCCGTCGACTACGTGGGCTTCGAGGTCCCGGATCGCTTCGTTGTCGGATACGGTCTCGATCAAGACCAGCGCTACCGGAATCTGCCTTACGTAGCCGCCGTCGATCTTTAG
- a CDS encoding energy transducer TonB has translation MSPERDFFVDTETLAFRTSGFRNDRKRAVVGSGLIHLAVLLLLVAGPLGKWLSTDEIPLGVTVRFYEPGGEGEGGGGGGGGEHGKRPTAYIPVKVHPPPEPAPEPRRAPVAPRKPRPLDFSDLEVPDLPTETALFFGVFSPDATEFPGLSLTDGREFGGLDIEPSSGTGGGIGGGTGTGVGTGEGWGVGPGRGGGFGGGDYRPGGWDIDPVPIFQPDTVYPAQAREKMVAGEVILQVLVKLDGSTEVIRVIKSLPYCVEAAKENAKRWRWKPALKNGKPVEAVGIITVKFDLFAQGNARS, from the coding sequence GTGAGCCCTGAGCGCGATTTCTTCGTCGATACCGAAACTCTCGCTTTTAGGACGAGCGGGTTTCGTAACGATCGAAAACGCGCGGTCGTCGGATCCGGTCTCATCCACCTCGCAGTACTCTTGCTGCTCGTCGCCGGGCCGTTGGGGAAGTGGCTCTCCACCGATGAAATTCCTCTCGGGGTGACGGTTCGCTTCTACGAGCCGGGTGGAGAAGGCGAGGGCGGTGGCGGAGGAGGCGGCGGCGAACATGGAAAACGCCCCACGGCCTACATTCCCGTAAAGGTCCATCCTCCGCCCGAGCCGGCGCCCGAGCCACGACGGGCTCCCGTGGCACCGAGGAAACCCAGGCCTCTGGATTTTTCGGACCTCGAAGTGCCCGATCTCCCCACGGAAACGGCTCTTTTCTTCGGCGTTTTTTCTCCAGATGCAACGGAGTTTCCCGGCTTGTCCCTCACCGACGGCCGCGAATTCGGCGGACTCGACATCGAGCCGAGCTCGGGAACCGGCGGTGGCATCGGTGGGGGAACTGGCACCGGCGTCGGCACGGGCGAGGGATGGGGCGTCGGCCCCGGCAGAGGCGGAGGTTTCGGTGGTGGCGATTATCGCCCCGGAGGATGGGACATCGATCCCGTTCCGATCTTCCAGCCCGATACCGTCTACCCGGCGCAGGCGCGCGAGAAGATGGTCGCCGGTGAAGTGATCCTCCAGGTCCTGGTGAAGCTCGACGGCTCCACCGAGGTGATTCGCGTCATCAAGTCGCTGCCGTATTGCGTCGAAGCCGCCAAGGAGAACGCGAAGCGCTGGCGATGGAAGCCGGCACTGAAGAACGGAAAACCGGTGGAGGCCGTCGGCATCATCACCGTGAAGTTCGACCTCTTCGCCCAGGGGAACGCGCGGAGCTGA